In Salarias fasciatus chromosome 20, fSalaFa1.1, whole genome shotgun sequence, a single window of DNA contains:
- the fam110a gene encoding LOW QUALITY PROTEIN: protein FAM110A (The sequence of the model RefSeq protein was modified relative to this genomic sequence to represent the inferred CDS: inserted 1 base in 1 codon), protein MPVEALQHPQRKPARTAVVASPPRLRPKGPVGPDLYRQCLTAAAAAAAARPKQSAVERLEADKSKYVKSQVALSKQQPVRPAEVRKPPLNPAAALRPTRKTPAQVKAKQEGVQLDLKHLSSLISDVHDETPPSAEDSGAPEAATPATEHVSSPAGAQQVKEERPCPPPRPDWSSPAKVRLKSSDPVRAEGPGPSGSPAAGTVRRVDVMPQAGPVRTACRPPPRFVRQPLQPIPLHSQLPLRPAASNLRLFQTRTVAGSSPLKPVVAPSKPDPSAPSPPAGAPAPAAPPTTLPAFPPPSPAITRLSSSSSRKRPSLTRSKSDMSDRYSRVGTDLERFFNLCGLDPSDLQELTPAXGSDIVSLARFRSVSAPGSECAGSNREEEEEEEEEEDVGKARVPYGVSVIERNARVIKWLYGLRQAKDNAAKSTNL, encoded by the exons ATGCCCGTGGAGGCGCTCCAGCATCCGCAGAGGAAGCCGGCAAGAACCGCCGTGGTCGCTTCACCCCCGCGCCTGCGACCCAAGGGGCCGGTGGGGCCGGACCTGTACCGGCAGTgcctgacggcggcggcggcagcggcggcggcccggccgAAGCAGAGCGCCGTGGAGAGACTGGAGGCGGACAAGTCTAAGTATGTCAAGAGCCAGGTGGCTCTGTCCAAGCAGCAGCCGGTCAGACCTGCCGAGGTCCGCAAGCCTCCGCTGAatcccgccgccgccctgcgGCCCACCAGAAAGACCCCCGCCCAGGTCAAGGCCAAGCAGGAGGGCGTCCAGCTCGACCTGAAGCACCTGAGTAGCCTCATCAGCGACGTGCACGACGAAACACCGCCGAGCGCCGAGGACAGCGGCGCTCCCGAAGCCGCCACCCCCGCCACCGAACACGTCTCCTCTCCGGCCGGGGCGCAgcaggtgaaggaggagaggcCGTGCCCGCCTCCACGCCCCGACTGGTCCAGTCCGGCCAAAGTGAGGTTGAAGTCTTCGGATCCCGTCCGGGCGGAGGGTCCGGGCCCGTCCGGGTCTCCTGCGGCGGGGACGGTGCGCCGGGTGGACGTCATGCCTCAGGCCGGCCCGGTGAGGACCGCCTGCCGGCCGCCCCCCCGGTTCGTCCGGCAGCCCCTCCAGCCCATTCCGCTGCATTCCCAGCTGCCGCTCCGGCCCGCGGCCTCCAACCTGCGTCTCTTCCAAACCAGGACCGTGGCCGGTTCTTCTCCCCTCAAACCGGTCGTCGCCCCGTCAAAGCCCGACCCCTCTGCCCCGTCTCCTCCCGCTGGAGCTCCGGCCCCCGCTGCGCCTCCCACGACCCTCCCGgccttcccccctccctccccggccATCacccgtctgtcctcctccagctccaggaagcGTCCGTCGCTGACCCGCTCCAAATCGGACATGAGCGACCGGTACTCCCGGGTCGGCACGGACCTGGAGCGCTTCTTCAACCTGTGCGGCCTGGACCCCTCGGACCTGCAGGAGCTGACCCCGG CCGGCTCGGACATCGTCTCTCTGGCCCGATTCCGCAGCGTGAGCGCCCCCGGGTCCGAGTGTGCGGGCTccaacagagaggaggaagaggaggaggaggaggaggaggatgtgggTAAAGCTCGCGTTCCCTACGGCGTCTCCGTCATTGAGAGGAATGCTCGGGTGATCAAATGGCTGTACGGACTCCGGCAGGCCAAGGACAACGCAGCCAAGAGCACCAACTTATAG